From Streptomyces asiaticus, one genomic window encodes:
- the tap gene encoding telomere-associated protein Tap, protein MPAEDELFSAVDALLEQVAQDDLPAPAERKRLREAAGLSQAEVARALDIRREAVGNWESGRTEPRQPKRAAYVRLLKGLAARFPAPAADEPGLPDPAAEAPDLHAPAVEAPRLPSPAVEAPVHGPAVEEPGLPAPAPAPRRVRPPRPSTSRRPDARRPATAPTTASAKTTAATPAVDPRFANGPLAVVDCAEGRLAAYCPGGLILDTPAKSLPALVDWTLAEARLGAPRLNRNGRDADPVLVLTDAAAVRFGLPARLTDEERRAGRLSEGHKVLKQLEKADWRLTRRGLGPWARIYRPAEGSRRACVQLCVLGWDARDARSWGAAAQLPPAELAQLLGTYADRVMTPCGSTAVTGLELMTALHPPTRAGEPDSGGRRHSEHNPGSLGTQPVRCAPPEAPDGHPLLAHLPRFHQRTPEEVLVEEAYDWARPLTDEECAKRYVVGIDVNMAFAAAANGTAFGLGAPVHAERPPFDPKIPGSWLVDLSHVELDPRLPSPFTPTGERPSGPAWYATPTVAYAVELGYGVAPVEAYLRPDNGRYLDAWYTRLRDAYIATMADLGVTAGMEPGEFLTAMDGHRQADPRMAIVLSAIKATVKGGIGKLRERPRGGGWRPGQPWPALQRPTWRPDIRAAVISKARINMHRKMLKTAAATGQYPVAVLSDCAVYPSDGPSPLDFLPHRDGKPLPGGFRIGVSPGMVKHEGTQTTLWAEGVREEHGDDLNLARYIKDGHVAAPDNGE, encoded by the coding sequence GTGCCCGCTGAGGACGAGTTGTTCAGCGCCGTCGACGCGCTGCTGGAGCAGGTCGCCCAGGACGATCTGCCGGCACCGGCCGAGCGCAAGAGGCTGCGTGAGGCCGCGGGGCTGAGCCAGGCCGAGGTCGCCAGGGCGCTGGACATCCGCCGGGAAGCGGTGGGCAATTGGGAATCCGGCAGGACCGAGCCGCGACAGCCGAAGCGCGCCGCCTACGTCCGGCTCCTGAAGGGCCTGGCCGCCCGCTTCCCCGCCCCGGCCGCGGATGAGCCGGGCCTCCCCGACCCGGCCGCCGAGGCGCCGGATCTCCATGCCCCGGCCGTGGAAGCGCCGCGTCTCCCCAGTCCGGCCGTGGAGGCACCGGTCCATGGCCCGGCCGTGGAGGAGCCGGGACTCCCCGCTCCCGCCCCGGCCCCGCGGCGGGTCCGCCCGCCCCGGCCGTCCACTTCGCGGCGCCCGGACGCGCGGCGACCCGCGACAGCGCCAACCACGGCGAGCGCCAAGACCACCGCCGCCACCCCCGCCGTGGACCCACGCTTCGCCAACGGCCCGCTGGCGGTCGTGGACTGCGCGGAGGGCCGGCTCGCGGCGTACTGCCCCGGGGGTCTGATCCTGGACACCCCGGCCAAGTCCCTTCCCGCCCTCGTGGACTGGACCCTGGCCGAGGCGCGGCTGGGCGCCCCACGGCTGAACCGCAACGGCAGGGACGCCGACCCGGTGCTGGTGCTCACCGACGCGGCCGCGGTGCGCTTCGGCCTGCCGGCCCGGCTGACCGACGAGGAGCGGCGGGCCGGTCGGCTGTCCGAGGGCCACAAGGTCCTCAAGCAACTGGAGAAGGCCGACTGGCGGCTCACCCGGCGTGGACTCGGCCCATGGGCGCGAATCTACCGCCCCGCCGAGGGCTCACGGCGCGCCTGCGTCCAGCTGTGCGTCCTGGGCTGGGACGCCCGCGATGCCCGCTCCTGGGGCGCGGCCGCGCAGTTGCCGCCCGCCGAGCTGGCGCAGCTGCTCGGCACGTACGCCGACCGCGTCATGACCCCGTGCGGCTCCACCGCCGTCACCGGCCTGGAGCTGATGACCGCTCTGCACCCGCCCACCCGCGCCGGTGAGCCGGACAGCGGTGGACGACGGCACAGCGAGCACAACCCCGGCTCGCTGGGCACCCAGCCGGTGCGGTGCGCCCCGCCCGAAGCCCCGGACGGCCACCCGCTCCTGGCCCACCTGCCGCGCTTCCACCAGCGCACCCCCGAAGAGGTCCTGGTGGAGGAGGCGTACGACTGGGCACGGCCGCTCACCGACGAGGAGTGCGCCAAGCGCTATGTGGTGGGCATCGACGTCAACATGGCCTTCGCCGCGGCCGCCAACGGCACCGCCTTCGGCCTCGGCGCACCCGTGCACGCCGAGCGACCGCCGTTCGACCCGAAGATCCCCGGCTCATGGCTGGTGGACCTCTCCCACGTCGAACTCGATCCGCGCCTGCCGAGCCCCTTCACCCCGACCGGGGAGCGGCCGTCGGGACCCGCCTGGTACGCCACGCCGACCGTCGCCTACGCCGTCGAACTCGGCTACGGTGTCGCCCCCGTCGAGGCGTACCTCCGCCCGGACAACGGCCGCTATCTGGACGCCTGGTACACCCGGCTGCGGGACGCCTATATCGCCACGATGGCGGACCTGGGGGTCACCGCCGGGATGGAGCCGGGGGAGTTCCTGACCGCGATGGACGGCCACCGGCAGGCCGACCCGCGGATGGCGATCGTCCTCTCCGCGATCAAGGCGACCGTCAAGGGCGGCATCGGCAAGCTGCGCGAACGCCCCCGTGGCGGTGGCTGGCGCCCGGGCCAGCCCTGGCCGGCGCTCCAGCGCCCGACGTGGCGGCCCGACATCCGCGCGGCGGTCATCTCCAAGGCGCGGATCAATATGCACCGCAAGATGCTCAAGACGGCGGCGGCCACCGGCCAGTACCCGGTGGCGGTTCTCTCCGACTGCGCCGTCTACCCCTCCGACGGGCCCAGCCCGCTGGACTTCCTGCCCCACCGGGACGGCAAACCGCTGCCGGGCGGTTTCCGGATCGGGGTGAGTCCGGGGATGGTCAAGCACGAGGGCACCCAGACGACCCTGTGGGCCGAGGGCGTGCGCGAGGAGCACGGCGATGACCTCAATCTCGCCCGGTACATCAAGGACGGCCACGTCGCCGCCCCGGACAACGGAGAGTAG
- the tpg gene encoding telomere-protecting terminal protein Tpg — protein MGMLAESLDKAVEGSFTRPVPKSAGAQMRYLVRQLKGTRAVADLLGISQRTVERYVKDQLKRPRKPLATRMEREVRKRWQPQVRARAKKQAATTGGIVLDTRARFGFTAAPGTTDDARLRHITQALPPQYAARLFDAQEEGAAEQRLRDIAAEGLQEIYFKDRGRRAQGLLVEFTDIDYIEIDL, from the coding sequence ATGGGCATGCTCGCTGAGAGCCTGGACAAGGCGGTGGAGGGCTCCTTCACGCGTCCCGTCCCCAAGTCGGCCGGTGCGCAGATGCGGTATCTGGTCCGACAGCTCAAGGGCACCCGGGCGGTGGCCGATCTGCTCGGCATCTCCCAGCGCACCGTCGAGCGGTACGTCAAGGACCAGCTCAAGCGGCCCCGTAAGCCCCTCGCCACCCGGATGGAACGCGAGGTGAGGAAGCGGTGGCAGCCGCAGGTGCGCGCCAGGGCCAAGAAGCAGGCCGCCACCACCGGCGGCATCGTCCTCGACACCCGCGCCCGCTTCGGCTTCACCGCCGCCCCCGGCACCACCGATGACGCCCGGCTGCGCCACATCACCCAGGCGCTGCCGCCGCAGTACGCCGCGCGCCTCTTCGACGCCCAGGAGGAGGGCGCCGCCGAACAGCGACTCCGCGACATCGCCGCCGAGGGCCTCCAGGAGATCTACTTCAAGGACCGCGGCCGCCGGGCCCAGGGCCTGCTGGTGGAGTTCACCGACATCGACTACATCGAGATCGACCTGTAA
- a CDS encoding class I SAM-dependent methyltransferase yields MTEPSYLAAVRESYDTVATAYVERVKNPAELDPLSRGMLAAFVELVRTARRGPVADLGCGPGKVTAHLAGLGVSAFGIDVSPKMVELARKAHPDLRFTVGSMTALEIGNDELGGILAFYSTHHTPPELLPVVYAEFHRTLAPGGHLLLVGYVGDDELLRPTRAYGGHPVSYASHLLPPDRLAELLDRAGLAVTARLVQAPGEGVKRTVASFMARKPE; encoded by the coding sequence GTGACTGAGCCTTCCTACCTCGCCGCCGTCCGGGAGTCCTACGACACCGTCGCCACCGCCTACGTCGAACGCGTCAAAAACCCCGCCGAATTGGATCCGCTGTCGCGCGGGATGCTGGCCGCGTTCGTCGAGCTCGTACGGACGGCTCGGCGTGGCCCGGTGGCGGACCTGGGGTGTGGGCCCGGCAAGGTGACGGCACACCTGGCCGGGCTGGGGGTGTCGGCGTTCGGCATCGACGTGTCGCCGAAGATGGTCGAGCTGGCCCGAAAGGCTCATCCGGACCTGCGGTTCACCGTGGGGTCGATGACCGCGCTCGAGATCGGGAACGATGAGCTCGGTGGCATCCTGGCCTTTTACTCCACCCACCACACCCCACCGGAGCTGCTGCCCGTGGTGTACGCCGAGTTCCATCGCACCCTGGCGCCCGGCGGACACCTCTTGCTGGTCGGCTATGTGGGGGACGACGAGTTGCTGCGTCCGACGCGGGCGTATGGCGGTCATCCCGTGTCGTACGCATCCCATCTGCTGCCACCGGATCGGCTCGCCGAACTCCTGGACCGGGCCGGGCTCGCCGTCACCGCACGGCTGGTGCAAGCACCCGGCGAAGGCGTGAAGCGGACGGTGGCCAGCTTCATGGCCCGCAAGCCGGAATGA
- a CDS encoding TetR/AcrR family transcriptional regulator, whose product MARWEPNASRRLAEAALELFTERGYENTTVLDIAKRAGLTKSTFFRHFQDKREVLFGEDPLTEHLTTAIATAHSGADPLEAVGCGFDALGRNVFTPAHRAFAVRRRAVIDAHPDLQEREALKSMNLTASITRALAHRGAPALMARVTAELGTLALKIAYERWSDFDNTDEFSAVARQALGEVQAAVLSTQKTT is encoded by the coding sequence ATGGCTCGCTGGGAACCCAACGCATCGCGACGGCTCGCTGAAGCCGCCCTCGAACTGTTCACGGAGCGCGGTTACGAGAACACGACCGTGCTCGACATCGCAAAACGCGCAGGGCTCACGAAGAGCACCTTCTTCCGGCACTTCCAGGACAAGCGGGAGGTGCTTTTCGGCGAGGACCCACTGACCGAGCACCTCACCACCGCGATCGCGACCGCGCACTCCGGGGCCGACCCGCTCGAAGCGGTGGGGTGCGGCTTCGACGCGCTCGGGCGGAACGTCTTCACGCCCGCCCACCGCGCATTCGCCGTCCGCAGGCGAGCGGTGATCGACGCCCATCCCGACCTTCAGGAGCGCGAGGCCCTGAAGAGCATGAACCTCACCGCTTCGATCACCCGGGCCCTGGCGCACCGTGGTGCACCCGCCCTCATGGCCCGAGTGACCGCGGAGCTGGGAACACTCGCCTTGAAGATCGCCTACGAGCGCTGGAGCGACTTCGACAACACCGATGAGTTCAGCGCTGTCGCCCGACAGGCCCTCGGTGAGGTACAGGCCGCCGTCCTGTCCACGCAGAAGACGACCTGA
- a CDS encoding NADP-dependent oxidoreductase has translation MSRAVMHETFGGPEVLELREVPEPHAGAGEVRVRVSAVGLNPMDWILTSMPEVAKQFGITLPSGFGTDFAGTVDEVGQGVSDFTVGDRVHGSATGRAAADFVVVDPSGADTLRRTPAEIGDQVACTLAVAGMTASAALAAADVKAGDTVLVGGAAGGVGVFAVQLAKLAGARVIGTASEGTFGFLRQFGAEPVAYGPGLEARVREVAPDGVSAATDLFGTETAEAALALGVPAERISTVAAGPNPPGGVRPTGGMNARPEDLKRITDAIVAGDITVPIAATFPVEQIREAVRLQAGRHVHGKIVVNL, from the coding sequence ATGAGCCGAGCCGTCATGCACGAGACGTTCGGAGGACCCGAAGTACTGGAGCTGCGCGAGGTCCCTGAGCCGCACGCGGGAGCGGGGGAGGTCCGCGTGCGCGTGAGTGCCGTCGGCCTCAACCCCATGGACTGGATCCTCACCTCGATGCCGGAAGTGGCGAAACAGTTCGGCATCACTCTTCCGTCCGGCTTCGGCACCGACTTCGCCGGCACCGTGGACGAGGTCGGTCAAGGGGTCTCCGACTTCACCGTGGGCGACCGTGTCCACGGATCCGCAACGGGCCGGGCCGCCGCCGACTTCGTGGTGGTCGACCCCTCCGGAGCGGATACGCTCCGTCGCACTCCGGCGGAGATCGGCGACCAGGTCGCCTGCACGCTCGCGGTGGCGGGAATGACCGCCTCGGCGGCGCTCGCGGCGGCCGACGTCAAGGCCGGCGACACCGTGTTGGTCGGGGGCGCCGCCGGCGGTGTCGGCGTGTTCGCCGTCCAGCTCGCCAAGCTCGCCGGTGCCCGGGTGATCGGAACCGCCTCCGAAGGCACCTTCGGCTTCCTGCGGCAGTTCGGTGCCGAACCTGTCGCCTACGGTCCCGGCCTGGAGGCCCGAGTGCGCGAGGTGGCCCCCGACGGCGTCAGCGCGGCGACCGACCTGTTCGGCACGGAGACGGCCGAGGCGGCGCTCGCGCTCGGCGTCCCGGCGGAGAGGATCTCCACGGTCGCCGCCGGACCCAACCCGCCCGGAGGTGTGCGCCCGACCGGCGGCATGAACGCGCGCCCCGAGGACCTGAAGCGGATCACCGACGCCATAGTCGCCGGTGACATCACCGTGCCGATCGCCGCGACCTTCCCCGTCGAGCAGATCCGCGAGGCCGTGCGACTGCAAGCCGGACGCCACGTCCACGGAAAGATCGTGGTCAACCTCTGA
- a CDS encoding SDR family NAD(P)-dependent oxidoreductase, with translation MTGATSGIGRAVAQRLAERGARVVLHGRDPAPAASPW, from the coding sequence GTGACCGGTGCCACCTCGGGCATCGGCCGTGCCGTGGCCCAGCGTCTGGCCGAACGGGGCGCGCGGGTCGTCCTGCATGGGAGGGACCCCGCGCCCGCGGCGAGTCCTTGGTGA
- a CDS encoding SDR family oxidoreductase, translating to MPGTRCGRPRPIGAVYGASKAGVEILTRYWATEFGGSGVRVNTVSPGPVKTEGTSAMFGAQVAVLDQVNARGRAGEPHEIAEIVAFLASPASSYINGAILFADGGELSTLPD from the coding sequence ATGCCGGGGACACGCTGCGGCCGGCCGCGGCCGATCGGCGCCGTCTACGGGGCCTCCAAGGCCGGTGTCGAGATCCTCACCCGTTACTGGGCCACCGAGTTCGGTGGCAGCGGGGTACGGGTCAACACCGTCTCACCCGGGCCGGTGAAGACCGAAGGCACCTCCGCCATGTTCGGAGCGCAGGTGGCCGTGCTGGACCAGGTCAACGCCCGGGGCCGGGCGGGTGAACCGCACGAGATCGCCGAGATCGTGGCCTTCCTCGCCAGTCCCGCGAGCAGCTACATCAACGGCGCGATCCTCTTCGCCGACGGCGGCGAGCTCAGCACGCTGCCGGACTGA
- a CDS encoding class I SAM-dependent methyltransferase, producing MKQEEIWDIDAAQRYDTPGTGMFAPEILGPTVDRLAELAGGGAALEFAIGTGRVAVPLAERGVSVTGIELSRPMVRQLRTRADEATIPVIVGDMATSVAPGEFTLVYLVYNTISNLLTQAEQVECFRNAARHLKPGGRFVIELWVPELRKLPPGQTATVCQAEPGYIGLDTYDVLRQHVVSHHFRFDDTRQARLTRSPHRYIWPAELDLMAQLAGFELESRHADWSGGEFTAESRSHVSVYRIPPNR from the coding sequence ATGAAGCAGGAGGAGATCTGGGACATCGACGCCGCGCAGCGCTATGACACGCCCGGCACGGGCATGTTCGCGCCCGAGATCCTGGGGCCGACCGTGGACCGCCTGGCCGAGCTCGCGGGCGGCGGAGCGGCACTCGAGTTCGCCATCGGCACCGGCCGGGTGGCCGTCCCGCTCGCCGAACGCGGGGTCTCCGTCACCGGTATCGAGCTGTCGCGTCCAATGGTCCGGCAACTGCGCACCAGGGCCGACGAAGCGACGATCCCGGTGATCGTGGGCGACATGGCGACGTCCGTGGCCCCCGGGGAGTTCACGCTCGTCTACCTCGTCTACAACACCATCTCCAACCTGCTCACCCAGGCCGAGCAGGTCGAGTGCTTCCGTAACGCCGCCCGCCACCTCAAGCCCGGTGGCAGGTTCGTGATCGAGCTCTGGGTGCCCGAGCTGCGCAAGCTCCCGCCGGGCCAGACGGCCACCGTCTGTCAGGCCGAGCCCGGCTACATCGGGTTGGACACCTACGACGTACTGCGCCAGCACGTCGTCTCACACCACTTCCGGTTCGACGACACCCGGCAGGCCCGGCTGACCCGCAGCCCGCACCGCTACATCTGGCCGGCCGAACTCGATCTGATGGCCCAGCTGGCGGGATTCGAGTTGGAGAGCAGACACGCGGACTGGTCCGGCGGCGAATTCACCGCCGAGTCGCGCTCCCACGTCTCCGTCTACCGAATCCCGCCGAACCGGTAG
- a CDS encoding alpha/beta hydrolase: MPVPPFDPELSVALGSLGNGPREPVTPGNLAARQKRDAATRPRPTADDLRADGRFEVAELSVPGLRDGPDVTLVSVRPAGREGPLPLLYYMHGGAMIMGNAWSVLPRILREWVLPLDMAVISVEYRLAPGTRYPGPLEDCYAGLLWAAGHAAELGIDADRVIVGGKSAGGGLAAALALLIRDRGGPGILGQLLLCPMLDDRGHTFSSHQMSGLGMWDLISGETAWKALLGDRYGTADVPPYAAPARDTDLSGLPPAFIDVGSAEMFRDEDVAYANGIWQAGGQAELHVWPGAYHGFDGMAPRAAISEDARNARTRWLRRLLAHSRNTSSTEPRKR, encoded by the coding sequence ATGCCGGTGCCTCCGTTCGACCCCGAGCTGAGCGTCGCGCTGGGGTCCCTGGGCAACGGGCCGAGAGAGCCGGTCACTCCGGGAAATCTCGCGGCCCGGCAGAAGCGGGACGCCGCGACCCGGCCCAGGCCGACGGCCGATGACCTCCGGGCCGACGGCCGTTTCGAGGTGGCGGAGCTGTCCGTCCCGGGGCTGCGGGACGGGCCCGATGTCACGCTGGTGAGCGTGCGGCCCGCCGGGCGCGAAGGGCCGCTGCCGCTGCTGTACTACATGCACGGCGGCGCGATGATCATGGGCAACGCGTGGTCGGTACTGCCGCGGATCCTTCGCGAGTGGGTCCTCCCGCTGGACATGGCCGTCATCTCGGTCGAGTACCGGCTGGCACCGGGGACGCGGTACCCCGGACCGCTGGAGGACTGCTACGCGGGGCTCCTCTGGGCCGCCGGGCACGCGGCCGAACTGGGCATCGACGCGGACCGCGTCATCGTCGGCGGGAAGAGCGCGGGCGGCGGCCTCGCCGCGGCCCTCGCCCTGCTGATCCGTGACCGCGGCGGCCCCGGCATCCTCGGGCAGCTCCTGCTGTGCCCGATGCTCGACGACCGCGGACACACCTTCTCCAGCCACCAGATGTCGGGCCTCGGCATGTGGGATCTCATCTCCGGCGAGACCGCCTGGAAGGCGCTGCTGGGCGACCGCTACGGCACGGCGGACGTGCCACCCTACGCGGCGCCTGCCCGCGACACGGACCTCTCGGGTCTTCCTCCGGCGTTCATAGACGTCGGCTCGGCGGAGATGTTCCGCGACGAGGACGTGGCGTACGCGAACGGGATCTGGCAGGCCGGCGGCCAGGCCGAACTGCACGTATGGCCCGGCGCGTACCACGGCTTCGACGGCATGGCACCGCGGGCGGCCATCAGCGAGGACGCACGCAACGCCCGCACCCGCTGGCTCAGGCGCCTCCTCGCACACTCCAGGAACACCAGTAGCACCGAGCCGAGGAAGCGGTAA